A part of Jiangella alba genomic DNA contains:
- a CDS encoding ATP-binding protein, which produces MRSPARAMAGHLLWSRGGTVWATWRLQALPYGFRPDKDKHGVRAAHQALLRALPGEALLVGACAALDPAAIVERMINGIPLEHCPEWAAECEATLDTLDDLALGQRTFWLSVPLRNGGRFGNLNESFRAAVDDFRDQLALPRHGISPAELKVRTEQARKVELGIPAVFRPRPATVAQLVWLYQHTLQRGLFADMDLPETRADHEAAVVPRHGVLWPDALIDEGGQSELDRRQLKSWNPLRRKFVKITQPDHPDAVSYQGLLALADTPADGMVFPGGEYLGRVDDAGLDVDWAVRLHTRTREEVIARNRRAVANLNDQFLQQEGQLATGMHAIERSARDLAEYEALLSADDLEVEVEATVIFCVAGRTGEQVMEQAKELQAFYGASGFKLTHPLGNQEDLWWAMLPGAPLSKSVREFGQITTSHSFSASVPVVTCDVGDSKGSLLGLNISTGQTGVVHHDPAGATTRLDVSGSLAIAGELGAGKSVALKKIAADTVDRGGRFIALDRTESGEWVTMARALTTPTVVSVVDPTMSMDPLRVFDRHTGSRVAQSFLTPLLNVSPTSERGVLLSEVLEVGYLARHGVRGLGDLTKHLLESCTLDGAYELGRLMNVFARKEFGRVIFDTSLPPVELSDRAIVFWTRTLELPDRDELQHAHLFEQLKLEKIFGRAMYALMASMGRQVCFGDRSELALFIVDEAHHVTASPEGEREITVFVRDGRKHQAAVALGSHDPESDFGDATLRGLIPTRILMRHRDKTLAKRGLKWLDLDPDDESLVALITEHTSPVGPDGVPEMRRGEALMRDALGNVARIKVMPPSRPERFEAMKTSPPEVLIGGHRPGGALGGRAPHAGELEPGDAPPELEAGRAVGSRPA; this is translated from the coding sequence ATGCGTAGTCCGGCGCGGGCCATGGCCGGCCATCTGCTCTGGTCGCGGGGCGGCACGGTGTGGGCGACGTGGCGGCTGCAGGCGCTGCCGTACGGCTTCCGGCCCGACAAGGACAAACACGGCGTGCGGGCGGCGCACCAGGCGCTGCTGCGGGCGCTGCCGGGCGAGGCGCTGCTGGTGGGCGCCTGCGCGGCGCTCGATCCCGCGGCCATCGTCGAGCGCATGATCAACGGCATCCCGCTGGAACACTGCCCCGAGTGGGCGGCCGAGTGCGAGGCCACCCTCGACACCCTCGACGACCTCGCGCTGGGCCAGCGGACGTTCTGGCTGAGCGTGCCGCTGCGCAACGGCGGCCGGTTCGGCAACCTCAACGAGTCGTTCCGGGCCGCCGTCGACGACTTCCGCGACCAGCTGGCGCTGCCGCGGCACGGCATCTCGCCGGCCGAGCTGAAGGTGCGCACGGAACAGGCCCGCAAGGTCGAGCTCGGCATCCCCGCCGTGTTCCGGCCGCGCCCGGCCACCGTCGCCCAGCTGGTCTGGCTCTACCAGCACACGTTGCAGCGCGGGCTGTTCGCCGACATGGACCTCCCCGAGACGCGGGCCGACCACGAAGCCGCCGTCGTGCCCCGTCACGGCGTGCTCTGGCCCGACGCGCTGATCGACGAGGGCGGCCAGTCCGAGCTCGACCGCCGTCAGCTCAAGAGCTGGAACCCGCTGCGCCGCAAGTTCGTCAAGATCACCCAGCCCGACCACCCCGACGCCGTCTCCTACCAGGGGCTGCTGGCGCTGGCCGACACCCCCGCCGACGGCATGGTCTTCCCCGGCGGCGAGTACCTCGGCCGCGTCGACGACGCCGGCCTCGACGTCGACTGGGCGGTGCGGCTGCACACCCGCACGCGCGAAGAGGTCATCGCGCGCAACCGGCGCGCCGTCGCCAACCTCAACGACCAGTTCCTCCAGCAGGAGGGCCAGCTCGCCACCGGCATGCACGCCATCGAGCGGTCCGCACGCGACCTCGCCGAGTACGAGGCGCTGCTGTCCGCCGACGACCTCGAGGTCGAGGTCGAAGCCACGGTCATCTTCTGCGTCGCCGGGCGCACCGGCGAACAAGTCATGGAGCAGGCCAAGGAGCTGCAGGCGTTCTACGGCGCCTCCGGTTTCAAGCTGACGCACCCGCTGGGCAACCAGGAAGACCTCTGGTGGGCCATGCTGCCCGGCGCGCCGCTGTCCAAGTCGGTCCGCGAGTTCGGGCAGATCACCACGTCGCACTCCTTCTCCGCGTCGGTCCCGGTGGTCACCTGCGACGTCGGCGACAGCAAGGGCAGCCTGCTCGGCCTGAACATCTCCACCGGCCAGACCGGCGTCGTCCACCACGACCCCGCCGGCGCCACCACCAGGCTCGACGTCTCCGGCTCGCTGGCCATCGCCGGCGAGCTGGGCGCCGGCAAGTCCGTCGCGCTGAAGAAGATCGCCGCCGACACCGTCGACCGCGGCGGCCGGTTCATCGCGCTCGACCGCACGGAGTCCGGCGAGTGGGTGACCATGGCCCGCGCGCTCACCACGCCCACCGTCGTCTCCGTCGTCGACCCCACCATGAGCATGGACCCCCTCCGGGTGTTCGACCGTCACACCGGGTCGCGGGTCGCGCAGTCGTTCCTCACCCCGCTGCTCAACGTGTCGCCGACGTCCGAGCGCGGCGTGCTGCTGTCCGAGGTGCTGGAGGTCGGCTACCTCGCCCGGCACGGCGTCCGCGGCCTCGGCGACCTCACCAAGCACCTGCTCGAGAGCTGCACGCTCGACGGCGCCTACGAGCTGGGCCGGCTGATGAACGTGTTCGCCCGCAAAGAGTTCGGCCGGGTCATCTTCGACACCTCGCTGCCGCCGGTCGAGCTCAGCGACCGCGCCATCGTGTTCTGGACCCGCACGCTGGAACTGCCCGACCGCGACGAACTGCAGCACGCGCACCTGTTCGAGCAGCTGAAGCTGGAGAAGATCTTCGGCCGGGCCATGTACGCGCTGATGGCCAGCATGGGCCGTCAGGTCTGCTTCGGCGACCGGTCCGAGCTGGCACTGTTCATCGTCGACGAGGCGCACCACGTCACCGCGTCGCCCGAGGGCGAGCGCGAGATCACCGTCTTCGTCCGCGACGGCCGCAAGCACCAGGCCGCGGTCGCGCTGGGCAGCCACGACCCCGAGAGCGACTTCGGCGACGCCACCCTGCGCGGCCTCATCCCCACCCGCATCCTCATGCGCCACCGCGACAAGACGCTGGCCAAGCGCGGCCTCAAGTGGCTCGACCTCGACCCCGACGACGAATCGCTGGTCGCGCTGATCACCGAGCACACCAGCCCGGTCGGCCCCGACGGCGTCCCCGAGATGCGCCGCGGCGAGGCGCTCATGCGCGACGCCCTGGGCAACGTCGCCCGCATCAAGGTCATGCCGCCGTCCCGGCCCGAGCGGTTCGAGGCGATGAAGACGTCGCCGCCCGAGGTGCTGATCGGCGGCCACCGTCCCGGCGGCGCGCTGGGCGGGCGAGCGCCGCACGCCGGTGAGCTCGAGCCCGGCGACGCACCGCCCGAGCTCGAGGCCGGCCGCGCCGTCGGCTCGAGGCCCGCATGA
- a CDS encoding YbjN domain-containing protein, with protein MSQLDRLRAGMPATPETARGPRVSHPDARGRRSDGDELIIEVLAKLGADHVADGDEISGIWENGLFFFGTLGGAQAGEDVFHIRGVWERAVHVDELSKGLMFANDWNAEHVWPKVFVQQDETDLLFHGETTADLGADPSFELVEKLITTAVSAALEVFHVAERAFPNAHLIAESPPGWRD; from the coding sequence ATGAGTCAACTCGACAGGTTGCGAGCCGGCATGCCCGCCACTCCAGAAACGGCGCGTGGTCCACGTGTGTCGCACCCCGACGCACGTGGGCGGCGCAGCGACGGCGACGAGCTGATCATCGAGGTGCTCGCCAAACTGGGTGCGGATCACGTGGCTGATGGCGACGAGATCAGCGGCATCTGGGAGAACGGTCTGTTCTTCTTCGGCACCTTGGGGGGTGCTCAGGCCGGCGAGGACGTCTTCCACATCCGCGGGGTGTGGGAACGCGCCGTGCACGTGGACGAGCTCTCCAAGGGCCTGATGTTCGCCAACGACTGGAATGCGGAACATGTCTGGCCCAAGGTGTTCGTCCAGCAGGACGAGACGGATCTCCTGTTCCATGGCGAGACCACCGCGGATCTCGGCGCCGACCCTTCGTTCGAACTCGTGGAGAAGCTGATCACGACGGCTGTCAGTGCGGCACTCGAGGTGTTCCACGTCGCCGAACGAGCGTTCCCGAATGCGCACCTCATCGCGGAGTCGCCGCCTGGCTGGCGCGACTGA